One genomic region from Polynucleobacter sp. MWH-P3-07-1 encodes:
- the serB gene encoding phosphoserine phosphatase SerB yields the protein MADIHATTLVAISKEPINPALDSALKDFSSKQGMEITNTHPNESSSHYFSERWSVPFLHEIHRTVLRNIAAEHGSDLAFLSPLFDPANIRVLAMDMDSTLINIECIDEIADFAGKKADVAKITEATMRGEIKDFKESLRKRVALLEGISVDVLTSVYQERLRPNPGATELLAAAHQRGLHTLLVSGGFTFFTDQLREQMGFTQTQSNTLEIVNNKLTGKVLGNIVDGAAKASYLEQACASLGVRKVQSIAMGDGANDLLMMDGAGLSVAYKAKPLVKEKADAAFDRVGLDATLLLLD from the coding sequence ATGGCCGATATTCACGCTACCACTCTAGTTGCTATCTCTAAAGAACCGATTAATCCGGCTTTAGATAGTGCTCTAAAGGATTTCTCCTCAAAGCAAGGCATGGAGATCACCAATACACATCCGAATGAATCCAGCAGTCATTATTTTTCAGAGCGCTGGTCCGTGCCTTTCTTACATGAAATCCATCGTACCGTCCTGAGAAATATTGCCGCTGAACATGGCTCTGATTTAGCTTTTTTATCACCATTATTTGATCCAGCAAACATACGGGTGCTGGCCATGGATATGGATTCCACACTCATCAATATTGAGTGTATTGATGAAATTGCAGACTTCGCAGGAAAAAAAGCGGATGTAGCCAAAATTACCGAAGCCACCATGCGCGGTGAAATCAAAGACTTTAAAGAAAGTCTGCGTAAACGCGTCGCTCTTTTAGAAGGCATCTCAGTCGATGTATTGACATCGGTTTATCAAGAACGCTTACGACCCAACCCAGGCGCAACCGAATTATTAGCTGCGGCTCATCAACGCGGTCTGCACACCCTCTTGGTCTCTGGCGGATTTACTTTTTTTACAGATCAACTTCGCGAGCAAATGGGTTTTACCCAAACCCAATCTAATACTTTAGAAATCGTTAATAACAAGCTGACTGGCAAAGTGCTCGGCAATATCGTCGACGGTGCTGCGAAGGCCTCTTATCTAGAGCAAGCTTGTGCATCATTGGGCGTAAGAAAAGTTCAATCGATTGCCATGGGTGATGGTGCAAACGATTTACTCATGATGGATGGAGCTGGTTTGAGCGTAGCCTATAAAGCAAAACCGCTTGTTAAAGAAAAAGCCGACGCGGCTTTTGACCGAGTCGGCTTAGATGCAACCTTGTTACTGCTGGATTAG
- a CDS encoding acetyl-CoA C-acyltransferase family protein, with amino-acid sequence MSRDVVVLSAVRSAIGSFGGSLSSFEPAELGGIVMKEAVARSGVDPALINYVTVGNTIPTDSRYAYVARVAAIQAGLPMESVAMALNRLCSSGLQAIVSTSQAIMLNDCDYGIGGGVEVMSRGMYGSPAMRSGARMGDSKMIDLMVAVLTDPFGVGHMGVTAENLVEKWQLTREEQDAFACESHRRAAVAIKEGRFKSQIVPITVKSRKGDIVFDTDEHCKPETTMETLGKMKAVFKKEGGSVTAGNASGINDGAAFFVLAAADAAAKAGHKPIARLVSYAVAGVPNHIMGEGPIPASKLALARAGLKLDQIDVIESNEAFAAQALAVTKGLGLDPAKTNVNGGAIALGHPIGCSGAAIATKALHELQRVNGKYALVTMCIGGGQGIATIFERI; translated from the coding sequence ATGAGCCGTGATGTCGTCGTTTTAAGCGCAGTTCGTTCTGCCATTGGCAGCTTTGGTGGTTCCTTAAGCTCTTTTGAGCCAGCCGAACTAGGCGGAATCGTGATGAAGGAGGCCGTTGCGCGCTCTGGAGTGGATCCTGCTTTAATCAATTATGTGACCGTTGGCAATACCATTCCGACCGACAGCCGTTATGCCTACGTTGCTCGTGTGGCAGCGATTCAGGCCGGCTTGCCGATGGAGTCTGTAGCGATGGCCTTAAATCGTTTGTGTAGTTCAGGTTTACAAGCGATTGTGAGCACCTCACAAGCAATCATGCTCAATGATTGTGATTACGGTATTGGTGGCGGCGTTGAGGTGATGTCACGCGGTATGTATGGATCTCCTGCGATGCGAAGCGGTGCGCGTATGGGTGATAGCAAAATGATTGATTTGATGGTTGCAGTATTAACTGACCCATTTGGCGTTGGTCACATGGGTGTCACAGCCGAGAATTTGGTTGAGAAATGGCAGCTCACCCGCGAAGAGCAAGATGCTTTCGCTTGCGAATCTCATCGCCGCGCCGCAGTGGCAATTAAAGAGGGGCGCTTCAAATCTCAAATCGTACCGATTACCGTCAAGTCTCGCAAAGGCGACATCGTATTTGATACCGATGAGCACTGTAAACCGGAAACCACTATGGAAACGCTTGGCAAGATGAAAGCCGTTTTCAAAAAAGAGGGTGGCTCGGTCACCGCAGGTAATGCCTCAGGAATTAATGATGGTGCAGCCTTCTTTGTTTTAGCAGCAGCCGACGCTGCAGCGAAAGCAGGTCATAAGCCCATCGCAAGATTGGTTTCTTATGCAGTTGCGGGTGTTCCAAATCACATCATGGGTGAAGGTCCCATCCCCGCATCAAAATTGGCATTGGCTAGAGCAGGCTTGAAGTTAGATCAAATCGATGTCATTGAATCCAATGAAGCCTTTGCGGCTCAAGCCTTAGCAGTGACCAAGGGGTTAGGCCTAGATCCTGCCAAGACCAATGTGAATGGTGGCGCAATCGCTTTAGGTCACCCCATCGGTTGCTCTGGTGCTGCAATTGCAACCAAAGCCCTGCATGAGTTGCAACGTGTAAATGGAAAGTACGCTCTGGTAACCATGTGTATCGGCGGTGGCCAAGGTATCGCGACTATATTCGAGCGAATCTAA
- the rimO gene encoding 30S ribosomal protein S12 methylthiotransferase RimO, with product MAGKVGFVSLGCPKALVDSELILTQLSAEGYETAKEYAGADLVVVNTCGFIDSAVEESLNAIGEALAENGKVIVTGCLGARKNADGSDLIQSIHPKVLAVTGPHATDEVMQAIHLHLPKPHDPFTDLLPPIGVKLTPKHYAYLKISEGCNHRCTFCIIPSMRGDLVSRPIGEVLLEADRLFESGVKELLVVSQDTSAYGVDIQYRTGFWDGKPVKTRLFDLVNALNTIARKHQAWVRLHYVYPYPHVDEILPLMAEFSDHGYGVLPYLDIPLQHAHPDVLKRMKRPASGEKNLERIQAWRAACPDLVIRSTFIAGFPGETEEEFQYLLDFLDEAEIDRAGCFAYSPVAGAAANALANPVPEAIRNERQARFMEKAEEISIRRLTNKLGKRIQILIDRVDEAGGIGRTAGDAPEIDGLVRVLPPSKPSKRYRAGDFVRATVIEAQGHDLIAET from the coding sequence GTGGCAGGAAAAGTTGGCTTTGTATCCTTAGGTTGTCCTAAGGCATTAGTAGACTCCGAACTCATCCTCACGCAATTAAGCGCCGAAGGGTACGAGACGGCTAAGGAGTATGCTGGTGCTGATTTAGTTGTGGTCAATACCTGTGGTTTCATTGACTCTGCCGTTGAAGAGAGCTTAAACGCGATTGGTGAAGCCCTTGCTGAGAATGGCAAAGTGATTGTGACGGGCTGTCTTGGCGCCCGTAAGAATGCGGATGGTTCAGATCTCATTCAGAGTATTCATCCCAAGGTTCTTGCAGTAACGGGCCCTCACGCTACTGATGAGGTCATGCAAGCTATTCATCTGCATCTCCCTAAACCACATGATCCCTTTACTGATCTATTACCACCGATCGGTGTCAAGTTAACCCCAAAGCACTACGCGTATTTGAAAATCTCAGAAGGGTGCAATCATCGCTGTACCTTCTGCATTATTCCGAGCATGCGGGGTGATTTAGTTTCTCGACCGATTGGTGAGGTATTGCTGGAAGCGGATAGACTTTTTGAGTCAGGCGTTAAAGAATTGCTCGTTGTTTCTCAAGACACTAGTGCCTATGGTGTCGATATTCAATATCGAACAGGTTTTTGGGATGGCAAGCCAGTCAAAACTCGCTTGTTTGATTTAGTCAATGCCTTGAATACGATTGCTCGTAAACATCAAGCCTGGGTCAGACTGCACTATGTTTACCCATACCCCCATGTTGATGAGATCCTGCCCTTGATGGCAGAGTTTTCAGATCATGGTTATGGTGTCTTGCCTTATTTAGATATTCCTTTGCAACATGCTCATCCTGATGTGCTGAAACGCATGAAGCGACCTGCTAGTGGTGAGAAAAACCTCGAGCGCATTCAGGCATGGCGTGCTGCTTGTCCTGATTTGGTGATTCGCAGTACCTTCATCGCTGGCTTTCCAGGTGAAACTGAGGAAGAGTTTCAGTATTTATTGGATTTCTTGGATGAGGCCGAGATTGATCGCGCTGGCTGTTTTGCCTATTCACCAGTGGCAGGTGCCGCTGCGAATGCCTTAGCTAACCCCGTGCCGGAGGCAATCCGCAATGAACGGCAAGCCCGATTTATGGAAAAAGCCGAAGAAATCTCGATTCGCCGTTTAACAAATAAGCTTGGAAAACGCATTCAGATCCTGATTGACCGAGTAGATGAAGCAGGCGGAATCGGTCGAACCGCTGGGGATGCCCCTGAAATTGATGGTTTGGTGAGGGTTTTGCCCCCAAGCAAGCCTTCTAAGCGTTATCGCGCTGGCGATTTTGTCCGTGCGACGGTAATTGAGGCCCAAGGGCATGACCTAATAGCCGAGACTTGA
- the phaR gene encoding polyhydroxyalkanoate synthesis repressor PhaR, with product MATRAKRVGEERLIKKYPNRRLYDTQTSTYVTLSDIKGLVMANAVFKVLDAKTEEDLTRNILLQIILEEEAGGAPVFSSQTLSQIIRFYGNSMQGLMGNYLEKTMQSFVDIHNKLSDQSKGMGSNAPDAWSQLLSMQNPLMQNLMGTYMDQSKDLFVKMQEQMQGSQGLFGNFPFTPQTKSAEKE from the coding sequence ATGGCTACCCGCGCAAAACGAGTTGGTGAAGAGCGATTGATCAAGAAGTATCCGAATCGTCGCCTCTACGATACTCAAACGAGCACCTACGTGACCTTAAGTGACATTAAAGGTCTGGTGATGGCCAATGCAGTCTTCAAAGTGCTGGATGCTAAAACTGAGGAAGATCTGACACGCAATATTCTGCTACAGATCATTCTTGAGGAGGAGGCGGGTGGTGCACCTGTCTTCTCAAGCCAAACGCTTTCTCAAATCATCCGCTTTTACGGAAACTCCATGCAAGGTCTTATGGGTAATTACCTCGAAAAGACCATGCAGTCTTTTGTTGATATCCATAACAAGCTCAGTGACCAATCTAAGGGAATGGGCTCTAACGCTCCCGATGCTTGGTCTCAGCTGCTGAGTATGCAAAATCCGCTCATGCAGAACCTAATGGGTACCTATATGGATCAAAGTAAAGATTTGTTCGTGAAGATGCAAGAGCAAATGCAAGGATCGCAGGGCCTATTTGGCAACTTCCCCTTTACCCCCCAAACCAAATCAGCAGAAAAAGAATAA
- a CDS encoding 3-ketoacyl-ACP reductase, protein MSQKIAYVTGGMGGIGTAICQRLAKDGFKVIAGCGPSSPRKDRWLGEQKALGFDFIASEGNVADWDSTVAAFDKVKAEVGRVDVLINNAGITRDGVFRKMTPDAWKAVIDTNLNSLFNVTKQVIDGMCDNNWGRIINISSVNGQKGQFGQCNYSTAKAGLHGFTMALAQEVATKGVTVNTVSPGYVGTDMVKAIREDVLEKIVAGIPVKRLGTPDEIASICCWIASGDSGYATGADFSLNGGIHTG, encoded by the coding sequence ATGTCACAAAAAATTGCCTACGTTACAGGTGGTATGGGTGGAATTGGTACAGCTATTTGCCAAAGACTGGCCAAGGATGGTTTCAAAGTGATTGCGGGTTGTGGTCCGAGCTCGCCACGCAAAGATCGATGGCTCGGTGAGCAAAAGGCTTTAGGATTTGACTTTATTGCGTCCGAGGGTAACGTAGCTGATTGGGATAGTACTGTCGCAGCCTTTGACAAGGTCAAGGCTGAAGTCGGCCGTGTTGATGTATTGATCAACAACGCTGGCATTACTCGCGATGGTGTATTTCGTAAGATGACGCCTGATGCATGGAAGGCCGTGATCGATACCAACCTCAATTCATTATTTAATGTCACCAAGCAAGTGATCGATGGCATGTGCGACAACAACTGGGGTCGAATTATTAATATCTCTTCTGTTAATGGACAAAAGGGTCAGTTTGGACAGTGTAACTATTCCACCGCTAAAGCAGGTTTGCATGGTTTCACTATGGCTTTGGCACAAGAGGTTGCCACTAAAGGTGTAACCGTCAATACAGTTTCCCCTGGCTATGTGGGCACAGACATGGTTAAGGCCATTCGTGAAGATGTACTCGAAAAGATCGTAGCTGGCATTCCAGTGAAGCGTTTGGGCACCCCAGATGAAATCGCTTCTATTTGTTGCTGGATTGCCTCTGGCGATAGTGGCTATGCAACTGGCGCAGACTTTTCGCTGAATGGCGGTATTCATACTGGCTAA
- the phaC gene encoding class I poly(R)-hydroxyalkanoic acid synthase: MNQTTSPALAPHHMALIPPERLVEIQKQYFEELSHLATNPDAIEIKDRRFSGQAWHSTWSKTIAASYLLNSKHLLALAHAVETDDKSKHRIVFTTEQMIDAMSPANFIATNPEVLENIISSQGQSIQNGISNLLGDLKKGKVSQTDETAFEIGKNLATTEGAVVFRNNLFELIQYAPLTEAVYERPLLMVPPCINKYYILDLQPDNSMVRYLVEQGHTIFLVSWKNPDDAMSQVTWDDYVGEGVIQAIEVAKAISGTEQINVLGFCVGGTLTASALAVLAARKKKFITSLTLLTTLLDFSDTGILDIFIDEGSVKLRENTIGGQSGNFGMMSGLELGNTFSFLRPNDLVWNYVVENYLKGKSPPPFDLLYWNGDSTNLPGAMYCWYLRHTYLQNELIQPNKLTICGEKVDLGTIDCPAYIYASHDDHIVPWKSAYKSTHLLKGKNRFVLGASGHIAGVINPPSKNKRHYFVNEKLVKTADAWFAAAKDERGSWWPDYINWLAPFGGEKKAASKILGNKSYPKLIAAPGKYVKEKISEQK, translated from the coding sequence ATGAATCAAACTACCTCACCTGCCTTGGCCCCTCATCATATGGCCCTCATTCCGCCCGAGCGTTTGGTTGAAATTCAAAAACAATATTTTGAAGAGTTATCGCATCTAGCTACCAATCCCGATGCCATTGAAATCAAAGATCGCCGCTTTTCAGGACAAGCATGGCATTCCACTTGGAGCAAAACCATAGCGGCTAGTTATTTGTTGAACTCAAAACATCTATTGGCTTTAGCTCATGCAGTCGAGACCGACGATAAATCGAAGCATCGCATTGTGTTCACCACTGAGCAAATGATTGACGCAATGTCGCCTGCCAATTTCATTGCAACCAATCCAGAAGTCTTGGAAAATATTATTAGTTCGCAAGGCCAATCCATTCAGAATGGCATTAGCAATCTGTTAGGTGATCTTAAAAAAGGAAAAGTCTCACAGACCGATGAAACCGCTTTTGAGATTGGCAAGAACTTAGCAACCACAGAGGGTGCGGTTGTATTTCGCAATAATTTATTTGAACTGATTCAGTATGCGCCACTGACTGAAGCTGTTTATGAGCGGCCTTTGCTAATGGTCCCGCCTTGTATTAACAAGTACTACATATTGGATTTGCAACCCGATAATTCTATGGTCCGTTATTTAGTAGAGCAGGGCCATACGATTTTCTTGGTGTCCTGGAAAAATCCCGATGATGCAATGAGTCAAGTCACCTGGGATGATTACGTTGGTGAAGGAGTGATCCAAGCAATTGAAGTTGCCAAAGCAATCAGTGGCACTGAGCAAATTAATGTCTTAGGCTTTTGCGTGGGCGGGACTTTAACAGCTTCTGCTTTAGCGGTGCTTGCAGCACGCAAAAAGAAATTCATTACCAGCCTAACGCTCCTCACCACACTTTTAGACTTCAGTGATACTGGAATACTCGATATCTTCATTGATGAGGGTAGTGTTAAGTTACGCGAGAACACCATTGGGGGTCAGTCCGGTAACTTTGGCATGATGTCGGGCCTCGAGCTTGGTAATACTTTCTCCTTCTTGCGCCCTAACGACTTGGTCTGGAATTACGTTGTAGAAAATTACCTAAAAGGTAAATCCCCGCCGCCATTCGATTTGCTTTACTGGAATGGAGACTCCACCAATCTACCTGGAGCGATGTACTGCTGGTATCTTCGTCACACCTATCTTCAGAATGAGCTAATTCAACCCAACAAACTTACTATTTGTGGAGAGAAGGTGGACTTAGGCACGATTGATTGTCCAGCATATATCTATGCTTCACACGATGACCACATCGTTCCTTGGAAGTCCGCATATAAGTCTACTCATTTGTTGAAGGGCAAAAACCGTTTTGTCTTGGGCGCTTCTGGCCATATTGCTGGTGTGATTAATCCGCCAAGTAAAAATAAGCGTCATTATTTTGTCAATGAGAAATTAGTTAAAACGGCCGATGCCTGGTTTGCTGCTGCGAAAGATGAGCGCGGTAGTTGGTGGCCCGATTACATCAATTGGTTGGCGCCATTTGGTGGTGAGAAAAAAGCGGCATCCAAAATACTTGGCAACAAAAGCTATCCAAAATTAATTGCCGCACCAGGGAAGTATGTAAAAGAAAAAATATCAGAACAGAAATAA
- the pgeF gene encoding peptidoglycan editing factor PgeF, producing MDFISADWPAPKRVRTMVTQRTHGTSLSPYDSLNLGDHVGDDPNAVLLNRQLLRAVLPSEPLWMRQTHGTLVSMSLSGVRESLVPDADAAVTNRANEVLAVLTADCLPVFFCSADGKQIGVAHAGWRGLCAGILENTVSALIQQSVGLTPSALLAWLGPAIGQNHFEVGKEVLESFDQQDFEINLQTFQPILQKPGKYLANLDLLAHQALKRAGVQNVYGGGLCTYTQSSQYFSHRRDGVSGRFASLIWIEP from the coding sequence ATGGACTTCATTTCAGCTGATTGGCCGGCCCCCAAGAGGGTGCGCACCATGGTCACGCAGCGGACCCATGGCACCAGTTTAAGTCCATATGATTCATTGAATTTAGGCGACCATGTGGGGGATGATCCGAATGCGGTATTACTCAACCGTCAATTACTGAGAGCAGTTTTGCCCAGTGAACCTCTTTGGATGCGGCAGACTCATGGCACTCTAGTGAGCATGTCTCTATCTGGCGTGAGGGAGTCCTTGGTTCCGGACGCAGATGCAGCAGTGACCAACCGTGCGAATGAGGTATTAGCCGTTTTAACTGCAGACTGCCTGCCCGTATTTTTTTGTAGTGCAGATGGCAAGCAGATCGGGGTAGCGCATGCAGGTTGGCGCGGTCTTTGTGCTGGCATTTTAGAAAATACTGTGAGTGCTTTAATTCAGCAGTCAGTGGGCTTAACGCCATCAGCATTGCTCGCCTGGCTTGGACCGGCCATTGGTCAAAACCATTTTGAGGTAGGTAAAGAGGTGCTTGAGTCATTTGACCAACAGGATTTTGAGATCAACCTGCAAACTTTTCAGCCAATCCTCCAAAAGCCGGGGAAGTATTTAGCCAATCTGGATCTGCTAGCCCATCAGGCCCTAAAAAGGGCTGGGGTACAGAATGTCTATGGTGGGGGCTTGTGTACCTATACCCAGTCCAGTCAATACTTTTCACACCGTCGAGATGGGGTTTCAGGACGCTTCGCGTCACTAATCTGGATAGAGCCTTGA
- a CDS encoding RluA family pseudouridine synthase, with amino-acid sequence MALPETPESNPIDYIDEEDFIALEIPMEGGGERLDKALATLLPEYSRNRLKSWVEAGAVTVDDKVTKARLILRGGESIKVFPQEMPEQFAFTPEDIPLDVVYEDPSMIVINKPVGLVVHPAAGNWSGTLLNALLFHYPELKHLPRAGIVHRLDKDTSGLMVVARTAEAQTALVRQLQERTVSRRYLAWVWGSTPSQGKVLASVGRDQRDRLKMAAGVSQGKPAATQFRRLAQGHFQDHPISLLECRLETGRTHQIRVHLESLGFPLIGDPVYRKKIPGIAKAIDLERQALHAFALGLEHPATHQAMAWFQLPPDDLMGLLTQLHLSETDLPAESATISSMGNAN; translated from the coding sequence GTGGCATTGCCGGAAACTCCTGAATCGAATCCCATTGATTATATCGATGAAGAGGATTTCATTGCCCTAGAAATCCCCATGGAGGGTGGTGGGGAACGGCTGGATAAGGCTTTGGCGACCTTATTGCCTGAATATTCTCGAAATCGACTGAAGTCCTGGGTTGAAGCAGGGGCGGTTACGGTCGATGACAAGGTTACTAAGGCAAGATTGATCCTGCGTGGTGGCGAGAGCATTAAGGTGTTTCCGCAAGAAATGCCCGAGCAGTTTGCTTTTACTCCAGAGGATATTCCGCTTGATGTGGTTTATGAAGATCCAAGCATGATTGTGATCAATAAACCAGTGGGCTTAGTAGTTCATCCAGCCGCTGGTAATTGGAGTGGAACCTTGCTCAATGCCTTGCTGTTTCATTACCCAGAGCTGAAGCATTTACCCAGGGCAGGGATAGTGCATCGATTGGATAAAGATACCTCCGGCCTGATGGTGGTGGCACGAACCGCAGAAGCGCAAACGGCATTAGTTCGCCAACTTCAAGAGAGAACTGTAAGCCGTCGCTATTTAGCCTGGGTATGGGGCAGTACACCAAGTCAAGGCAAGGTACTTGCATCAGTGGGGCGCGATCAACGAGATCGACTCAAAATGGCCGCAGGTGTCTCCCAGGGCAAGCCAGCTGCTACGCAATTTCGTCGTTTAGCACAGGGCCACTTTCAAGATCACCCAATTTCACTATTGGAGTGTCGCTTGGAGACAGGCAGGACACATCAAATTCGGGTGCACCTAGAATCGTTAGGCTTTCCATTAATTGGGGATCCTGTCTATCGGAAAAAAATTCCAGGCATTGCGAAGGCCATTGATCTTGAAAGACAGGCTCTCCACGCATTCGCTCTGGGCTTAGAGCACCCCGCAACGCATCAAGCAATGGCTTGGTTTCAGTTGCCCCCAGACGATTTAATGGGATTGTTGACACAACTCCACTTGAGCGAGACAGACTTGCCTGCTGAGTCGGCTACGATTTCCTCCATGGGTAATGCCAATTAA
- a CDS encoding outer membrane protein assembly factor BamD, with translation MSDVISDASLRLAAAIQKIVSTQQGRRSLSLVFVISGTLLLGACAGSDGQKDDADIWSESRLYSEATDKLNDADYAKCGKYFDKLEARFPFGPYSQQAQINAAYCYWKAQEQAQALVAIDRFIKLYQGSPNLDYAYYLKGLITFNDDLGWLGKFTGQDLSERDPKAAKEAFESFKTVVVRFPDSKYAPDSIDRMRYIVNSLAEADVIVARYYYQRGAYLAAANRAQLVIRDYDRAPAVEEALYILIKSYNKLDMPDLSADAERVFKLNFPDSQMLITGQRVKKEKRWWQIWVKENDGQIK, from the coding sequence ATGTCCGACGTAATTTCAGACGCCAGTTTAAGGCTTGCCGCTGCTATTCAGAAAATTGTTTCTACACAACAGGGTCGTCGGTCGCTATCTCTTGTCTTTGTTATTAGCGGCACTTTATTGCTAGGTGCTTGCGCTGGTAGCGATGGTCAAAAAGATGATGCAGATATTTGGTCTGAATCGCGCTTATATTCTGAAGCTACCGACAAACTCAATGATGCCGATTACGCGAAGTGCGGCAAGTATTTCGACAAGCTCGAGGCACGCTTCCCATTTGGGCCATATTCACAACAAGCACAAATTAATGCAGCCTATTGCTACTGGAAAGCTCAAGAGCAAGCCCAAGCATTGGTAGCGATTGATCGATTTATTAAGCTTTATCAAGGCAGCCCTAATTTAGATTACGCCTATTACCTCAAAGGCTTAATTACCTTTAATGATGATTTGGGTTGGCTAGGTAAATTTACTGGTCAAGATCTGAGTGAGCGTGACCCAAAAGCAGCCAAAGAGGCTTTTGAATCTTTTAAAACCGTTGTTGTCCGCTTCCCTGATAGCAAATATGCGCCCGATTCTATCGATCGGATGCGTTACATCGTCAATTCATTGGCGGAAGCTGATGTGATTGTGGCTCGTTATTACTATCAACGTGGTGCTTACTTAGCTGCAGCAAACCGAGCACAACTTGTTATCCGAGACTACGACCGCGCACCTGCTGTTGAAGAAGCCCTGTACATCTTGATTAAGTCCTACAATAAATTGGACATGCCGGATTTAAGTGCGGACGCTGAGCGTGTCTTTAAATTGAATTTCCCAGATAGCCAGATGCTGATTACAGGTCAGCGTGTCAAAAAAGAAAAAAGATGGTGGCAAATCTGGGTTAAAGAGAACGACGGTCAAATTAAATAA
- the alr gene encoding alanine racemase: protein MTRPILAAIDTAAFEHNLAKIRGLAPESKIWCVIKARAYGHGLEAALRGLGSTDGFAVLDLEDARFLRDHGWQGRILLLEGLFHENELSLAHELTCDVVIHCENQVTWLEGFEVQPHSRMNVFLKMNTGMNRLGFKPDAYRTAFHRLHAAGYHMHHMTHFANADQLNRSPTVDEQLESFHLGIDGLPGSTSYGNSATVLWHRNTLGDWVRPGVILYGVSPTGIYSDIEHSGLKPVMSLASEIIAIQDLAIGDRVGYGGIYEASEPMRIGIVACGYADGYPRHAKEGSPVWVSDPTMKNGGMICPIVGRISMDMLTIDLRGVPNAQIGTNVELWGKHVPVDVLAHHSGTIGYELICAVAPRVPVKII, encoded by the coding sequence ATGACCAGACCTATTTTGGCTGCTATAGATACTGCTGCATTTGAGCATAATTTGGCCAAAATAAGGGGCTTGGCTCCTGAGTCTAAGATTTGGTGCGTGATTAAGGCCAGGGCCTACGGCCACGGTCTAGAGGCTGCCCTCAGGGGCCTAGGCTCTACTGATGGGTTTGCCGTTCTGGATTTAGAGGATGCCCGCTTTCTTAGGGATCATGGCTGGCAAGGCAGAATTTTGCTGTTAGAGGGCCTCTTTCATGAAAATGAGCTCAGTCTTGCCCATGAGCTGACTTGTGATGTGGTGATTCATTGCGAAAATCAAGTGACTTGGCTGGAGGGTTTTGAGGTGCAGCCACATTCCAGAATGAATGTATTTTTGAAGATGAATACCGGAATGAACCGTCTGGGTTTTAAACCTGATGCCTATCGAACTGCTTTTCATCGTCTTCATGCTGCTGGCTATCACATGCATCACATGACGCACTTTGCGAATGCCGATCAACTAAATCGTTCCCCTACAGTAGATGAGCAATTGGAATCTTTTCATCTCGGTATTGATGGCTTACCAGGGTCTACCTCCTACGGTAATTCAGCTACGGTTCTTTGGCATCGCAATACCTTAGGGGATTGGGTCAGGCCGGGTGTAATTTTGTATGGCGTTTCACCTACGGGCATTTACTCTGATATAGAGCATAGCGGGCTCAAACCGGTAATGTCTTTAGCGAGCGAAATTATTGCTATACAAGATTTAGCAATTGGTGATCGCGTTGGTTATGGTGGAATTTATGAAGCATCTGAGCCAATGCGAATTGGTATTGTTGCCTGTGGTTATGCTGATGGTTACCCACGACATGCCAAAGAAGGTAGTCCAGTTTGGGTCTCCGATCCAACGATGAAGAATGGCGGAATGATTTGCCCCATCGTGGGCAGAATATCAATGGACATGCTCACAATCGATTTGAGGGGCGTACCAAACGCGCAAATAGGGACAAACGTTGAGCTATGGGGTAAGCATGTACCCGTTGATGTACTGGCGCATCATAGTGGCACCATTGGGTACGAGCTGATCTGTGCAGTTGCGCCCAGAGTCCCAGTCAAGATTATTTAA